The following are encoded in a window of Roseivirga sp. BDSF3-8 genomic DNA:
- a CDS encoding efflux RND transporter periplasmic adaptor subunit: MKLKIYYTILSLIMLMLTACGEEHKTEEGHTHEGEAHSSEESEGHSDHEEGESVHLTASQFQALDMKVGPLEQRNINSTVQANGTLEVPPKNEALVTAIMGANIASIEIIEGDDVRQGQVLAYLRHPDITRMQSDYMEIYNRHQYLEQEYERQKKLYEAEVGSGKNFQQATAEYKSAQAAINSQQAQLRQLGINPARIRQGNFYTRIPVVSPIDGAITKVEVKTGQYVQPQMEMFEIVNTEHIHADLMVFEKDVHKVSEGQTVRFTVENLPGRELMAEIYSVGKKFEQDPKALHVHAEIKNESRRLIPGMYVRGEILTDSVTTTALPKEAITREGDDYLAFMAQQEGEEWMFTPVRVKPGATSRDWTAVSFLDEVPNEANFAMDNAYYLLAEMKKGEGGHHH, encoded by the coding sequence ATGAAGCTGAAAATATATTACACCATCCTGTCTTTGATTATGTTAATGCTAACTGCCTGCGGTGAGGAGCATAAAACTGAGGAAGGACATACCCACGAAGGAGAAGCCCATTCATCGGAAGAAAGTGAGGGACATTCAGATCATGAAGAAGGCGAAAGCGTTCACCTTACTGCCAGTCAGTTTCAGGCACTAGATATGAAAGTAGGGCCTCTGGAACAGAGAAATATCAACAGTACCGTGCAGGCAAACGGTACCTTGGAAGTACCCCCTAAGAATGAGGCGCTGGTCACTGCCATCATGGGAGCTAATATCGCTTCTATAGAAATTATAGAGGGAGACGACGTACGGCAGGGGCAGGTACTGGCCTACCTCAGGCACCCCGATATCACCCGTATGCAAAGCGATTACATGGAAATATATAACCGGCACCAGTACCTGGAGCAGGAATATGAGAGGCAGAAGAAACTGTATGAAGCAGAAGTTGGCTCAGGCAAGAACTTCCAGCAGGCTACCGCTGAGTATAAAAGTGCACAGGCTGCCATCAACAGCCAGCAGGCACAGTTGCGGCAGCTCGGCATAAATCCTGCCCGGATTCGTCAGGGTAATTTTTATACCCGGATACCCGTAGTTAGCCCCATTGATGGGGCTATCACAAAAGTAGAAGTGAAAACCGGTCAGTACGTACAGCCGCAAATGGAAATGTTCGAGATAGTAAATACAGAGCATATACATGCTGATCTTATGGTCTTCGAAAAAGATGTGCATAAGGTCAGCGAGGGGCAGACTGTACGCTTTACAGTAGAGAATCTGCCAGGCAGAGAACTAATGGCCGAGATATATTCCGTTGGTAAAAAGTTCGAGCAGGACCCGAAAGCATTGCATGTCCATGCGGAGATCAAAAATGAATCCCGCAGGCTTATACCAGGCATGTATGTGCGTGGGGAGATACTTACAGACAGTGTAACCACTACTGCTTTGCCAAAAGAGGCCATCACCCGTGAGGGAGATGACTACCTTGCCTTCATGGCACAGCAGGAAGGAGAAGAATGGATGTTTACCCCCGTAAGGGTTAAGCCTGGCGCTACAAGTAGAGATTGGACAGCCGTCAGTTTCCTGGACGAAGTACCCAACGAGGCCAATTTTGCTATGGACAACGCTTACTACCTCCTCGCTGAAATGAAGAAAGGCGAGGGCGGTCATCATCACTAA
- the katG gene encoding catalase/peroxidase HPI, producing MGENSNGTHRPDHKVWEVNESSRCPFMGGVVKHTAGAGTSNRDWWPQKLNLEILRQNSALTDPMDEGFNYAEEFKKLDLNAVKQDLYDLMTDSQDWWPADYGHYGPFFIRMAWHSAGTYRIGDGRGGAGSGAQRFAPLNSWPDNANLDKARLLLWPLKKKYGNKISWADLMILAGNCALESMGLQTFGFAGGREDVWEPENDIYWGSESVWLGDERYTGDRELENPLAAVQMGLIYVNPEGPNGNPDPAAAARDIRETFGRMAMNDYETVALIAGGHTFGKTHGAADPVEYVDAEPAGAGIELQSMGWKNSYNSGFGADTITSGLEGAWTQTPTKWSNSFFENLFGYEWELTKSPAGANQWRPKDGGGAGSVPDAHDPNKTHAPFMLTTDLALRVDPEYEKISRHFYENPDEFADAFARAWFKLTHRDMGPIERYLGPEVPSEELIWQDPLPKVDHELIDDNDIAHLKSVILDSGLSVSELVSTAWASASTFRGSDKRGGANGARVRLAPQKDWEVNQPDQLARVLDKLEGIQNDFNSSQSGNKKVSLADLIVLGGCAAIEKAAKAGGHEVTVPFRPGRTDATAEQTDVQAFDPLEPQADAWRNYRKGDFDVSPEAMMVDRAQLLTLTAPEMTVLLGGMRVLGTNYDGAKHGLFTDNPGALTNDFFVNLLDFGTTWSATSDAQDVFEGRDRKTGNVKYTATRADLIFGSNSELRAIAEVYAQTDSKEKFVRDFVKTWDKVMNLDRFDQN from the coding sequence ATGGGGGAAAATAGTAACGGAACTCACCGGCCTGATCATAAAGTTTGGGAAGTAAATGAATCCAGCAGATGCCCGTTCATGGGCGGAGTGGTAAAACATACTGCAGGGGCAGGAACGTCAAACCGTGACTGGTGGCCGCAGAAACTTAATCTCGAAATACTTAGACAAAATTCTGCTCTCACAGACCCTATGGATGAAGGGTTTAACTATGCAGAAGAGTTTAAAAAGCTTGACCTTAACGCCGTAAAGCAGGATCTGTATGATCTGATGACCGACTCCCAGGACTGGTGGCCCGCAGACTATGGCCATTATGGTCCTTTCTTTATTCGTATGGCATGGCATAGCGCCGGTACATACCGTATTGGTGACGGACGTGGTGGAGCCGGGTCTGGCGCGCAGCGTTTTGCTCCCCTTAATAGCTGGCCGGATAATGCCAACCTTGATAAAGCACGCCTGCTTCTCTGGCCATTAAAGAAAAAGTATGGCAATAAAATATCCTGGGCAGACCTGATGATACTGGCGGGCAACTGTGCGCTAGAGTCCATGGGGCTTCAGACCTTTGGTTTCGCAGGTGGCCGCGAGGACGTATGGGAACCTGAAAATGATATCTACTGGGGGTCTGAAAGCGTATGGCTCGGAGATGAGCGCTACACTGGCGATCGTGAGCTGGAAAACCCCCTGGCGGCTGTGCAGATGGGCCTTATCTACGTAAACCCCGAAGGCCCCAATGGAAACCCTGATCCTGCAGCCGCAGCCCGCGATATCCGGGAGACCTTTGGCCGTATGGCCATGAATGATTACGAAACTGTCGCCCTGATTGCAGGCGGACACACCTTCGGTAAAACTCACGGTGCCGCCGACCCTGTGGAGTACGTGGATGCAGAGCCTGCCGGGGCTGGCATCGAATTGCAGAGCATGGGCTGGAAAAACTCCTACAACAGCGGTTTTGGGGCGGATACCATTACCAGCGGACTGGAAGGTGCCTGGACCCAAACCCCGACCAAATGGAGCAACAGCTTCTTTGAAAACCTCTTCGGGTATGAGTGGGAGCTTACCAAGAGCCCTGCCGGTGCCAACCAGTGGAGACCAAAAGATGGTGGTGGAGCCGGTTCTGTGCCCGATGCACACGACCCGAATAAGACCCACGCTCCGTTTATGCTCACTACAGATCTTGCCCTTCGCGTAGATCCTGAGTATGAAAAGATCTCGCGTCACTTTTACGAAAATCCCGATGAGTTTGCCGACGCCTTTGCCCGCGCCTGGTTTAAGCTCACCCACCGTGACATGGGACCCATCGAGCGGTACCTTGGTCCTGAGGTTCCTTCAGAAGAACTAATCTGGCAGGATCCATTGCCTAAGGTAGATCATGAGCTGATAGATGATAACGATATTGCTCACCTGAAATCCGTGATACTCGACTCAGGACTTTCCGTATCTGAGCTTGTTTCCACAGCCTGGGCTTCCGCCTCTACCTTCCGCGGTTCCGATAAGCGTGGCGGTGCCAATGGTGCCCGTGTACGTCTGGCACCTCAAAAAGACTGGGAAGTAAACCAGCCCGACCAATTGGCCAGGGTACTTGATAAGCTGGAAGGTATCCAAAACGATTTTAATAGCTCCCAGTCCGGTAATAAGAAAGTTTCGCTTGCTGATCTGATCGTGCTTGGCGGCTGTGCAGCCATAGAAAAGGCGGCCAAAGCTGGCGGCCATGAAGTAACCGTACCTTTCCGCCCCGGTCGGACCGACGCCACAGCCGAGCAGACCGATGTGCAGGCCTTTGATCCTCTGGAGCCTCAAGCCGATGCCTGGAGGAATTACCGCAAGGGTGATTTTGACGTTTCTCCGGAAGCGATGATGGTAGACCGGGCCCAACTGCTTACCCTTACAGCGCCGGAAATGACCGTACTTCTCGGAGGTATGCGCGTGCTGGGTACCAACTATGATGGTGCTAAGCACGGCCTATTCACCGATAATCCGGGAGCCCTTACAAACGACTTCTTCGTGAATCTGCTTGACTTCGGCACCACCTGGTCAGCTACATCCGATGCCCAGGACGTATTCGAAGGCCGTGACCGTAAGACAGGAAATGTCAAGTACACCGCTACCCGTGCTGACCTTATCTTTGGTTCCAATTCTGAACTCAGAGCCATTGCCGAAGTGTATGCCCAGACTGACTCAAAAGAGAAGTTTGTGCGTGACTTTGTCAAAACCTGGGATAAGGTAATGAACCTGGACCGTTTTGATCAGAATTAA
- a CDS encoding CusA/CzcA family heavy metal efflux RND transporter → MIDKIIAFSVKNKLIIGLLTLALIGAGIWSMTRVPIDAVPDITNNQVQIITQAPNLGTEDIEQFVTYPIELAMANLPGVVEIRSVSRFGLSLVTIVFEDDMGTYLPRQLVNEKLAVVRAEIPEGFGKSFTGPISTGLSEIYQYTLEVDPAYQDRYTSTDLRTFQDWIVRRQMAMVPGVVEVNAFGGKIKQYEVAVNPDELRAIDLTITDVFQALQRNNQNTGGAYIEKDHQANFIRGEGLARSLDDLRNVVVKTVDGIPIRIKDVATVQYGNAVRYGAFTKNGQGEAVGGMILMLKGANSNEVIEAVKERMEQIQASLPDGVSVAPFLDRSQLIAKTTGTITTNLVEGALIVIFVLVFLLGNWRGGLIVASTIPLSLLFAFILMHLFDVWANLMSLGAIDFGIIVDGAVIIVEGTVFFLARRVEASGKSIDKKDRDQVTIKASSKMMNAAFFGQLIILIVFLPILFLEGVEGKMFQPMALTFMFAMLGAMVLCLTYVPMVSSLFLRVRPGRKRSWGDKVVTWLEKRYERALKATLRKAAWVIGVAAALLLCAVFIFSRMGGEFIPQLDEGDIAFHIILKPGSSLSEGIETSTRIENIILEQFPEVEQAMSRFGVAEVPTDPMPMDIADCFLILKPKSEWTSAQTKEGLIEEIKEAISVVPGVNYEFTQPIEMRFNELLTGVREDIAVKLYGEDLQVLADKAQEMGRIISTVEGVGDMRVEATGGLPQMTVTYDRADLAQYGLDIAHVNQAIQTSFAGGRAGVIFEGEKRFDLAVRLDSAYRSNINDLQSLYINTPTGAQIPLTEVASINYEPGPMQISRDNTNRRTYVGVNVRGRDVKTLVEEIQDKLEAELELPAGYYIRYGGAFENLERATSRLQVVVPIALALIFILIFFALGNVKQSLMIYMAIPLAAIGGIISLWLRDMPFSISAGVGFIVLFGVAVLNGLVLISSWNELKEEGMTDLDSRIKKGALRRVRPILLTALTDILGFLPMALSSSAGAEVQQPLATVVIGGLITSTLLTLFVLPVLYRWTEKRSFSLGRQGAAVSILLFAILILSPLSPANAQQAEPLPELTIEEALDRALTSYPRLQASGKEIEKQEALTKTAIDLGRTQIFTAGEEIGDNGNGVYTIIGIQQQQIDLFGIGPARKVSKERVALAEKAYALDRLQLEQEVREAFANTLVARRTFELYEALDSLYRNFEKSARLRYEVEETSKLAYLAAANQVKQVDLRRTQATYDYESAIYKLNLWLVSDTLYTVHPELPPDWDSPLQLPDSLSGHPGLRVAEQQMKLSEAKIKEANAAFLPKLNAQYGLQEVGGESGYYQYQFGLTIPLIFNREQGNARAARVEQEIAAQNYLQKRYQLRAGYLSVLKEYQKWEASWQFYEQEALPLAREQRKGALLAYREGAIDYIGLIQNLKETLQVEISAQEALMQYLQARFRLAYYITPSNP, encoded by the coding sequence ATGATAGATAAGATCATAGCTTTTTCTGTAAAGAATAAGCTCATTATCGGTCTGCTCACCCTTGCCCTTATTGGGGCGGGTATCTGGAGCATGACCCGCGTACCTATTGATGCTGTACCGGACATTACCAACAACCAGGTGCAGATCATAACGCAGGCACCCAACCTGGGTACGGAAGATATAGAACAGTTTGTCACCTACCCCATAGAGCTGGCGATGGCTAACCTGCCGGGCGTGGTGGAAATACGCTCTGTATCCAGGTTTGGATTGTCCCTCGTCACCATTGTTTTTGAGGATGACATGGGAACCTACCTGCCCAGGCAACTGGTGAATGAAAAGCTGGCGGTGGTGAGAGCAGAAATACCCGAGGGCTTCGGTAAGTCATTTACTGGCCCCATATCCACCGGCCTGAGTGAAATATACCAGTATACCCTGGAGGTGGACCCTGCCTACCAGGACAGGTATACCTCCACCGACCTTCGCACCTTTCAGGACTGGATTGTGCGACGTCAGATGGCAATGGTACCCGGCGTGGTAGAGGTCAATGCTTTTGGTGGGAAGATCAAGCAATACGAAGTGGCCGTGAACCCGGATGAGTTGAGGGCCATAGACCTTACCATCACCGACGTATTTCAGGCACTTCAGCGTAACAACCAAAATACAGGAGGAGCCTATATTGAAAAAGACCACCAGGCCAACTTTATCAGGGGAGAAGGGCTGGCCCGAAGCCTGGACGACCTTCGTAATGTAGTAGTAAAGACAGTAGACGGCATTCCCATTCGTATCAAGGACGTGGCTACCGTGCAATACGGCAATGCCGTGCGCTATGGCGCTTTCACTAAAAACGGACAGGGGGAGGCCGTCGGAGGTATGATCCTGATGCTCAAAGGCGCCAACTCCAATGAAGTGATTGAGGCGGTAAAAGAACGAATGGAGCAAATACAGGCTTCTTTGCCCGACGGTGTTTCTGTGGCGCCCTTCCTGGACCGGAGCCAGCTCATTGCCAAGACCACAGGTACCATTACCACCAACCTGGTTGAGGGCGCCCTGATCGTCATATTTGTGCTGGTCTTTCTTCTGGGAAACTGGCGTGGAGGGCTTATTGTCGCTTCCACCATCCCCTTGTCCCTGCTGTTCGCCTTCATCCTTATGCACCTCTTTGATGTATGGGCCAACCTCATGAGCCTTGGCGCTATCGACTTTGGGATTATAGTAGATGGGGCCGTCATTATAGTCGAGGGCACCGTATTCTTTCTTGCCCGCCGTGTGGAAGCAAGCGGTAAATCTATCGATAAGAAAGACCGGGACCAGGTGACCATCAAGGCCAGTTCAAAAATGATGAACGCAGCCTTCTTCGGGCAGCTCATCATTCTCATCGTATTTCTACCCATACTATTTCTGGAAGGAGTGGAGGGTAAAATGTTCCAGCCTATGGCCCTTACCTTCATGTTCGCCATGCTAGGCGCCATGGTACTCTGTCTTACCTATGTACCCATGGTCTCATCCCTTTTTCTACGGGTCAGACCAGGTCGTAAAAGGTCCTGGGGCGACAAAGTCGTCACCTGGCTGGAGAAACGGTATGAACGTGCACTAAAGGCTACGTTGCGAAAAGCGGCCTGGGTTATAGGCGTGGCAGCCGCATTACTCCTCTGTGCCGTGTTTATTTTCAGCCGGATGGGAGGTGAGTTTATCCCCCAGCTCGATGAAGGGGACATTGCCTTCCATATCATCCTTAAGCCCGGCAGTTCCCTCTCCGAAGGGATAGAAACCTCTACCAGGATAGAGAACATCATCCTGGAGCAGTTCCCCGAAGTGGAACAAGCCATGTCTCGCTTCGGAGTGGCCGAGGTACCTACAGACCCCATGCCCATGGACATTGCCGATTGCTTCCTCATTCTTAAACCTAAAAGCGAGTGGACTTCTGCTCAAACCAAGGAAGGCCTGATAGAAGAGATAAAAGAGGCCATTAGCGTAGTGCCAGGTGTGAATTACGAATTCACCCAGCCTATAGAGATGCGCTTTAACGAACTGCTCACCGGCGTACGGGAAGATATAGCCGTAAAGCTCTATGGCGAAGACCTGCAGGTATTAGCCGATAAAGCGCAGGAAATGGGACGCATTATCTCCACTGTGGAAGGGGTAGGAGATATGCGGGTGGAAGCCACTGGCGGACTGCCACAGATGACAGTGACTTATGACCGGGCCGACCTCGCCCAGTACGGTCTTGATATAGCCCATGTGAATCAGGCCATTCAGACATCCTTTGCCGGCGGCAGGGCCGGTGTCATCTTCGAAGGCGAGAAGCGCTTTGACCTCGCAGTAAGACTGGACTCTGCCTACCGGAGTAATATCAATGACCTGCAAAGTCTGTATATTAATACCCCCACAGGTGCACAGATACCTCTTACCGAGGTAGCCTCTATTAATTATGAACCAGGCCCTATGCAGATCAGCCGGGACAATACCAACCGCCGTACCTATGTTGGGGTAAATGTGCGTGGCCGCGATGTGAAGACCCTGGTTGAAGAGATACAGGATAAGCTGGAGGCTGAGCTCGAGCTGCCCGCCGGTTATTACATCCGCTATGGCGGAGCTTTCGAAAATCTGGAGCGCGCCACCAGCCGGTTGCAGGTAGTGGTGCCCATAGCGCTGGCACTCATTTTTATCCTCATCTTCTTTGCCCTGGGTAATGTTAAGCAGAGCCTCATGATCTACATGGCCATACCCCTTGCAGCTATTGGAGGCATTATCTCACTCTGGTTGCGGGATATGCCTTTCAGTATCTCGGCCGGTGTAGGCTTCATTGTTCTATTCGGAGTCGCCGTGCTTAATGGCCTCGTGCTCATCAGTAGCTGGAATGAGCTCAAGGAAGAAGGCATGACAGACCTGGATAGCCGCATTAAGAAAGGAGCCCTGCGCCGGGTTAGGCCCATACTCCTGACAGCCCTCACCGATATACTAGGCTTCTTGCCTATGGCCCTGTCTTCTTCTGCCGGAGCCGAGGTGCAGCAGCCACTCGCCACGGTAGTTATTGGGGGGCTCATTACATCCACACTCCTTACCCTGTTTGTATTGCCAGTCTTATACCGCTGGACGGAAAAGCGATCCTTTTCCTTAGGCAGGCAGGGAGCAGCAGTCTCCATTCTTTTGTTCGCCATACTTATTCTATCCCCGCTATCCCCCGCTAATGCTCAGCAGGCAGAACCGCTTCCGGAGCTCACTATTGAAGAAGCACTGGACAGGGCCCTTACGTCCTACCCCAGACTGCAGGCCTCTGGCAAGGAAATAGAAAAACAGGAGGCCCTGACAAAAACGGCCATTGACCTGGGACGCACCCAAATCTTCACCGCCGGGGAGGAAATTGGCGATAATGGAAACGGCGTGTACACCATCATTGGTATACAGCAACAGCAAATTGATCTGTTCGGTATAGGGCCGGCGCGAAAGGTCAGCAAGGAACGTGTGGCGCTGGCCGAAAAGGCCTATGCGCTCGACCGGCTGCAACTGGAGCAGGAAGTAAGAGAGGCCTTTGCCAATACCCTCGTAGCCAGGCGTACATTTGAGCTGTACGAAGCGCTCGATTCCCTCTATCGCAATTTTGAAAAGAGCGCCAGGCTACGGTACGAGGTAGAAGAGACCTCAAAACTAGCCTACCTGGCAGCCGCCAACCAGGTGAAGCAGGTAGATTTAAGACGGACACAGGCAACCTATGATTATGAATCAGCCATATACAAGCTCAACCTTTGGCTGGTGAGCGACACCTTGTATACCGTCCATCCTGAGCTGCCCCCTGACTGGGATAGTCCCCTGCAACTACCCGACAGCCTTTCCGGTCACCCCGGGCTGCGAGTCGCTGAGCAACAAATGAAGCTTAGCGAAGCAAAGATCAAAGAGGCCAATGCCGCCTTTCTGCCCAAACTCAATGCCCAGTATGGCCTGCAGGAAGTAGGAGGGGAGAGCGGCTACTACCAGTATCAGTTTGGCCTCACCATCCCTCTCATCTTTAACCGGGAGCAGGGTAATGCACGCGCCGCACGGGTAGAGCAGGAAATTGCCGCCCAGAATTATCTGCAGAAACGCTACCAATTGCGCGCCGGGTATCTGTCAGTACTGAAAGAGTATCAAAAATGGGAAGCCTCCTGGCAGTTTTATGAGCAAGAGGCACTGCCCCTGGCCCGTGAACAGCGCAAAGGAGCTTTACTCGCCTACCGTGAAGGGGCCATTGATTACATTGGCCTTATCCAGAACCTAAAGGAGACTCTGCAGGTAGAGATCAGCGCCCAGGAAGCCCTTATGCAATACCTGCAGGCAAGGTTTCGCCTCGCCTATTACATCACCCCCTCTAATCCATAA
- a CDS encoding DUF6660 family protein, protein MSNSSRPEISRLKYIALILSLYFLALAVVPCADGEETQQVLVSGEAMLDASDHEGHDHSHAEDFCTPMCGCQCCHTNVTLSFFFFTEEATPRSGKKASFYIEKRTSQHQTPLLNPPQA, encoded by the coding sequence GTGTCGAATAGTTCTCGTCCCGAAATAAGCCGGTTGAAGTACATCGCCCTCATATTATCATTATATTTTCTGGCTCTCGCCGTTGTGCCCTGCGCAGACGGGGAAGAGACCCAGCAGGTCCTCGTGAGTGGTGAAGCCATGTTAGATGCAAGTGATCATGAGGGGCATGACCACTCCCACGCAGAAGATTTCTGTACACCAATGTGCGGATGCCAGTGCTGTCATACCAATGTAACCCTAAGCTTCTTTTTCTTCACTGAAGAAGCCACCCCCCGGTCCGGCAAAAAAGCCTCTTTTTATATTGAGAAAAGAACAAGCCAACACCAAACGCCCCTTCTGAACCCTCCCCAGGCCTGA
- a CDS encoding phytase: MLKYSLLLLAALAACTPSGSEQRQDKNDSESPDTATPTALTTPDVPVVSVTPSAYTDTTAHDTDDPAIWVNPEDPARSLIIGTDKEAGGGLYVFDLDGKIVPGRSVLGLERPNNVDVEYGLMLNGQPTDIAVTTERYTHKLRIYSLPDMQPVDGGGLPVFEGETGAEYRDLMGIGLYKRPSDGTIFAIVGRKTGPTDGTYLWQYRLEDNGSGQVSATLVRKFGNFSGRHEIEAIAVDDELGYVYYSDETVGVRKYYADPEQGNEELAMFATEGFAEDHEGISLYTMPDGTGYILVSDQQANRFHIFTREGYKGNPHDHRLVKIIETETLESDGSETVSVNLGPAYPHGLFVAMSEGKTFQLYPWEVIAGDELKVRSQD; the protein is encoded by the coding sequence ATGTTAAAATATTCCTTACTGCTACTTGCTGCCCTGGCTGCCTGTACCCCTTCCGGTTCGGAGCAGCGTCAGGATAAAAACGACAGCGAAAGCCCCGACACTGCTACCCCGACTGCTCTGACTACACCCGATGTGCCCGTAGTAAGCGTGACACCGAGTGCTTACACCGACACGACGGCTCATGATACAGACGACCCTGCCATATGGGTAAATCCCGAGGATCCTGCCAGGAGCCTTATTATAGGTACGGACAAAGAAGCCGGTGGCGGACTCTATGTTTTTGACCTGGATGGCAAAATAGTTCCTGGCAGGAGCGTGCTGGGTCTGGAACGGCCTAATAATGTGGATGTGGAGTATGGCCTCATGCTAAATGGCCAGCCTACAGATATTGCTGTTACAACCGAGCGGTACACTCACAAACTACGTATTTACAGCCTGCCAGACATGCAGCCGGTTGACGGTGGTGGCCTACCCGTATTCGAAGGTGAAACAGGGGCTGAGTATCGCGACCTGATGGGGATCGGACTGTATAAACGTCCCTCTGACGGGACTATCTTTGCCATAGTCGGCAGGAAGACCGGCCCTACTGATGGCACATATCTGTGGCAGTACCGCCTGGAAGATAATGGCAGCGGCCAGGTTAGCGCCACCCTTGTGCGTAAATTCGGCAACTTCAGCGGCCGCCATGAGATAGAAGCTATCGCTGTTGACGACGAGCTGGGCTATGTGTACTACTCTGATGAGACAGTGGGCGTACGCAAGTACTACGCCGATCCGGAGCAGGGAAATGAAGAGCTGGCCATGTTTGCCACCGAAGGCTTTGCGGAAGACCACGAAGGGATAAGCCTGTACACCATGCCCGACGGTACCGGTTATATCCTTGTGTCAGACCAGCAGGCTAACCGCTTCCATATCTTTACCCGCGAAGGATACAAAGGCAATCCGCACGACCATCGCCTGGTGAAGATCATTGAGACCGAAACGCTCGAAAGTGACGGCTCAGAAACCGTATCAGTTAATCTCGGTCCCGCCTATCCGCACGGCCTGTTTGTCGCCATGTCCGAAGGCAAAACCTTTCAGCTTTACCCCTGGGAGGTGATTGCCGGCGATGAGCTGAAGGTAAGAAGCCAGGACTGA